AGACCGGCTGGTGGTGGAACGCCGCCGAGGGCGGCCGTGGCTATTCCGTGGAAGTGGCCGGCAACCACATCTTCTTCGCCGCCTTCCTCTACGACGACACGGGGCGCTCGAACTGGTATGTGGCCACCGGCAACACGTCGCTCGACGGCTCCCTCTTCACCGGCGACCTGCTCAAGGTCACCGGCGGGCAGACGCTCACCGGTGCCTACAAGCCTCCGAATCCGGTGCAGAGCGCGGGCCCTTTCACGCTCGCCTTCTCCGATGCTTCCAACGGGACGATGGTGTGGCCCGGCGGGACGGTCGCCATCGAGCGCTTCAACATCATTCCGGGCGGACTCGCCGCAGCTCCCCAGGCCAACGTGCCGGAGTCGGGCTGGTGGTGGAACCCGGCGGAGAGCGGCCGCGGCTTCTTCATCGAGTGGCAGAACGGGAGCGCGGATCTGGCCGGCTACATGTACGACGAGGCAGGCAACCCGGTGTGGTACCTGTCGCTCTTCCCCACGCCCAACCCGCGCACCTTCAGCGGCAACTGGTGGAGCTACGCCAACGGCCAGACGCTCATGGGCGGGTACAAGCCCCCCACCCTCCCCCCCGAGCACCGTGGCGCCGGTCACGGTGCAGTTCGACACGACCACCACCGCCACCATGACCCTGCCCAACGGACGGCAACTTCCCCTCACCCGGCACCGGTTCTGAGCCGGCAGCAAGGCAGACACCGTCCACCGACGGCAGGCCGACCGCGCGATTCACTCATTGGCGATATCCGCAAGCGGCCGCCGCCGCTCCAGATGGAAGCGCACCAGCGCCGCAAGCCGGTAGAGGGCGTGCACAAACTTGCCGTAGGGCATCGTCACGAAGAGCGCCAGCACCAGGCCCAGGTGCGCTACCAGCAGCAGTCCCATGGCCCGCGTCTCGCGCAACGCGAGCAGCCCGAGGCCGGTCAGGCTTGCGAGGAAGAGCAGCGCGAGGAATCCCGCCTCCATCCCCTTCTGCTCCGGGTCCACCAGCTCCGGGTCGCGCCGGCGCTTGAGCCAGAGGAGCCCCAGGGGCCCGATGAGCAGTCCGATGCCGCCCGCGGTGCCCAGGATCACCGGAAGGCTCCAGAACGGGTACGGCGCCTTCCAGCCGAACGCGTAGTGGTAGATCGTCGCCGTGGTCGTGGCCGTGAAGCAGAGCAGGAATCCGTAGAAGGTGAGATGGTGGAATCGCCGCCGCGCGAACGAGGGTTTCTCGTCCGGGTACATGCAGCCGTCGCCGCCACCGTCGAGGTACTTGAGCGTGAGCGCATCGACCAGCGCGTTTCCCGCGGGCACGGGCGCCGCGAAATCGGCCGCTTTCTCCTCCATGTCCAGCCAGAAGCGCGCGAAGCCCATGACGAACGCGAGGAGCACGAAAGCGGACACCGAACCGAACACGGCCACCATCGCGTTGTGGGAAATCACGGCGTAAAAGGAACCCTGCGCGTCGGAAAAAGCCATGAGGAGGCGAGCCGGATCGGAGACCAGGGCGGCGAAAAGCAGCATGAAGGCGAGGCTTGCGGCAGTGGCGAGGCTCGTGACGATCCCGTTCGCCTCGAAGGCGCGCGCGAAGAACCCCGGCCAGGCGTACTTCCGGTAGGTCTGCACACGCACCTGCGCAAGGATGCGCGGGAAGTTGAGCTGGAACTCGTGCGGCGGCGCGTACTGGCAGGCGTAGAGGCAGGCGCCGCAGTTATGGCACAGGTTCGCGAGGTAATGCACGTCGCTCTCGGAGAACGAGAGACGGCGCTGCAGCGCCGGGAAGACCGCGCAGTAGCCCTCGCAGTAGCGGCAGGCGTTGCAGATCGCGAGTACGCGCTGCGCCTCCTCGACCAGTTGCGGCAGCGACCTGGGCTCAGCCATGGACATGGCGTGCGGCCTCGCTGCCCGCGATGCGGCCGAAGGTAGTGCCGATCGCCATGCCGATGCCGGCAAGGTAGCCCTTGCCCAGGATGTTGCCGGCCATGATCTCCCCGGCGGCGAAGATGTTGGCCGCTGGCCTGTCGTCCTGCAGGATCATGCGGGCCTTCTCGTCGATCGCGACGCCGAGGTAGGTGAAGGTGAGGCCGGGGCGCAGCGGGTAGGCGTAGAAAGGCGGCGTGTCGATGGCGCGCGCCCAGTGGGTCTTGGCGGGCACGATGCCCTCGGTGCGGCAGTCGTCCTGGACCGTGTGGTCGAAAGTGCCCGGGCGCACCGCGGCGTTGAACTCCGCGACCGTTTTCTCGAGCGCGCCCGGATCCAGGCCGAGCTTCGCTGCGAGTTCGCGCACGGTTTTCGCCCTTTCCGGCGGGAACACCGGCGGCATGAACTTGCCCATCGACTTGGCGTCGATGATCGAATACCCGATCTGGTCCGGCTGCCCGGCCACCAGGCGACCCCAGATCGCGTAGCGCTTGGGCCAGAAGTCCTCGCCCTCGTCGTAGAAGCGCTGCGCGTTCTTGTTGACGACGATGCCCAGCGACACCGCGTCCACGCGCGTGACGATGCCTCCGTCGAACCGCGGCGAGCGCGCATCGATCGCCACGCAGTGCCCTTGCGTGGGGTCGCTCACCTGCTTGGCGCCCTTGGCGAGCAGGAGCTTGAGCACCACGCCCATGTTGAAGGGGGTGCCGCGCACGAGGAAGTTGTCGGCCGGTGGCCCCCACGCTTCGCGCAGCCACGCCAGGTTCGATTCGAATCCGCCGGAGGCGGCCACGACCGTCTTCGCGCGGATCTCGTGGCGCGCGCCCCGGCATTCCACGATCGCGCCGGTGAACCGGTCGCCGGAGATCGCCAGATCGACCACCGCCGTCTCGTAGGCGATCTCGACACCCAGCTTTGCCGCGCTGGCGTAATAGGCGTTCATCAGGGCCTTGCCGCCGCCCAGGAAGAAGGCGTTCGTCCGCGACAGGTGCAGCGTCCCGCCCAGCGGCGCCTGGAAGCGCACGCCGTGCGCCTTCATCCACGGCAGGTGCTGCTCGGTCTGGCGGATGGTCATGCGCGCGAGATTCTCGTCGGTGAGCCCGCCCGTGACCTTGAGGAGGTCCTGCCAGTACTCCTCCTCGGGATAGGCCTGCGTGAGCACCTCCAGCGGGCCCGAGTGCATCGTTCGCATGTTGCGCGTGTGGCGGCTGTTGCCGCCGCGAAACGGAATCGGCGCCGCCTCCAGGACGAGCACGCTCGCTCCGGCCTTGCGCGCCGTGATGGCAGCGCACAGCGCGGCATTGCCGCCGCCGAGCACCAGGACGTCGCAGGTTCGTGAGGGGTCCATCGCCGGTCAGTCGTCCAGCATCAGGCCCAGGCGAGCCCGATAGGCGGCGCGGATGTGGGCGCGGGCCGCGGCCGCGGCGGCTTCGGCATCATGACGGGCGATCGCCTGGACGATCGCGTCGTGCTCGGCGCGCGCCGCTTCGGGCCGACCGGCGATCGCGAGCGTCGTCCTTCCCAGGAGCACCATCGATTGCCGCAGCGCGTTCACCGAGCGGACAAGGAAGCGGTTGTGCGCGCTTCGGAGCAGGGCTTCGTGGAACAGGCGGTTGATGCGCGCCAGGCGCATCGGATCGGCTCCGACCTCGCGATCGCGCTGGGCGATCTCGCGCAGCGTGTCGATCTCCGCTTCGGAGGCATGCCGGGCCGCCAGCCCCGCGGCAGTGCCCTCGAGCACCTCGCGCATGTCGTAGAGTTCCGCGACCATTCCGGGGTCGAGCTCGGCGACGATCATGCCGCGCGAGGGGTCACGCGCGATGAGCCCGTCGCTTTCCAGACGCCCCAGGGCCTCGCGCACGGGCGTGCGGCTGGCGCCGACCCACGTCGACAGCTCGACTTCCCGCAGGCGCGTGCCGGGCTTCAGGACCCCGGTTT
This Betaproteobacteria bacterium DNA region includes the following protein-coding sequences:
- a CDS encoding GntR family transcriptional regulator; this encodes MPTHKPAIARKPKPGASRASRGDHAYRKLFESIETGVLKPGTRLREVELSTWVGASRTPVREALGRLESDGLIARDPSRGMIVAELDPGMVAELYDMREVLEGTAAGLAARHASEAEIDTLREIAQRDREVGADPMRLARINRLFHEALLRSAHNRFLVRSVNALRQSMVLLGRTTLAIAGRPEAARAEHDAIVQAIARHDAEAAAAAARAHIRAAYRARLGLMLDD
- the tcuA gene encoding FAD-dependent tricarballylate dehydrogenase TcuA encodes the protein MDPSRTCDVLVLGGGNAALCAAITARKAGASVLVLEAAPIPFRGGNSRHTRNMRTMHSGPLEVLTQAYPEEEYWQDLLKVTGGLTDENLARMTIRQTEQHLPWMKAHGVRFQAPLGGTLHLSRTNAFFLGGGKALMNAYYASAAKLGVEIAYETAVVDLAISGDRFTGAIVECRGARHEIRAKTVVAASGGFESNLAWLREAWGPPADNFLVRGTPFNMGVVLKLLLAKGAKQVSDPTQGHCVAIDARSPRFDGGIVTRVDAVSLGIVVNKNAQRFYDEGEDFWPKRYAIWGRLVAGQPDQIGYSIIDAKSMGKFMPPVFPPERAKTVRELAAKLGLDPGALEKTVAEFNAAVRPGTFDHTVQDDCRTEGIVPAKTHWARAIDTPPFYAYPLRPGLTFTYLGVAIDEKARMILQDDRPAANIFAAGEIMAGNILGKGYLAGIGMAIGTTFGRIAGSEAARHVHG
- the tcuB gene encoding tricarballylate utilization 4Fe-4S protein TcuB, which translates into the protein MAEPRSLPQLVEEAQRVLAICNACRYCEGYCAVFPALQRRLSFSESDVHYLANLCHNCGACLYACQYAPPHEFQLNFPRILAQVRVQTYRKYAWPGFFARAFEANGIVTSLATAASLAFMLLFAALVSDPARLLMAFSDAQGSFYAVISHNAMVAVFGSVSAFVLLAFVMGFARFWLDMEEKAADFAAPVPAGNALVDALTLKYLDGGGDGCMYPDEKPSFARRRFHHLTFYGFLLCFTATTTATIYHYAFGWKAPYPFWSLPVILGTAGGIGLLIGPLGLLWLKRRRDPELVDPEQKGMEAGFLALLFLASLTGLGLLALRETRAMGLLLVAHLGLVLALFVTMPYGKFVHALYRLAALVRFHLERRRPLADIANE